A single Sporosarcina sp. FSL W8-0480 DNA region contains:
- a CDS encoding succinate dehydrogenase cytochrome b558 subunit has translation MSRESDFYLRRLHSLLGVIPVGLFVAQHLVINHFATRGEEAFNTASNFMGNLPFVLFLEWFIIYIPLMFHGFYGVYIAFTAKNNVQRYGTFRNWMFFLQRITGVFLVIFIAWHVYETRIQKALGAEVNFDMMANVLSNPFMLVFYIAGVLAATFHLANGLWSFAVTWGITQSPRSQTIVTYITIVAFLVLSVIGVQALLAFV, from the coding sequence TTGTCGAGAGAATCAGATTTTTACTTGCGCCGACTGCATTCTTTGCTCGGAGTTATTCCGGTTGGGTTATTCGTAGCTCAGCACTTGGTGATCAACCATTTTGCAACGCGCGGTGAAGAGGCATTCAATACTGCATCCAATTTCATGGGGAACTTGCCTTTTGTCCTGTTCCTGGAGTGGTTCATTATCTATATACCTTTAATGTTCCACGGATTTTATGGTGTGTACATAGCTTTCACCGCGAAAAATAATGTTCAGCGCTACGGTACATTCCGTAACTGGATGTTCTTCTTGCAACGCATTACGGGTGTATTCTTAGTCATATTCATTGCATGGCATGTTTATGAAACAAGGATTCAAAAGGCGCTTGGCGCAGAAGTGAATTTCGATATGATGGCTAACGTTCTGTCAAATCCATTCATGTTAGTGTTTTATATCGCTGGTGTATTAGCAGCGACATTCCACTTGGCTAATGGACTTTGGTCGTTCGCTGTCACATGGGGAATCACGCAATCTCCACGCTCACAAACGATTGTTACATATATAACAATTGTCGCATTCTTAGTTCTTTCCGTAATTGGTGTACAAGCTCTACTAGCATTTGTGTAA
- a CDS encoding YslB family protein has product MDKHTTHSAPTRLGYEIIRDHVLPGILGKHEDDILYWAGKDVARKFPIFSVDELPDFFAEAGWGTLTPFPGKTSKDEAVFILNQEDQILLEKRSYQLEAGFIAEQFQKLNGVLTECYGEKVPKENHIRFQVKWDIKTKI; this is encoded by the coding sequence TTGGACAAACATACTACACACAGCGCCCCCACCCGACTCGGATACGAAATCATACGCGATCATGTCCTTCCCGGTATATTAGGTAAACATGAAGATGACATCCTTTACTGGGCAGGAAAAGACGTTGCACGGAAATTCCCGATTTTTTCAGTTGACGAATTACCAGATTTCTTTGCGGAAGCCGGTTGGGGTACCCTAACACCATTCCCTGGGAAAACATCCAAAGACGAAGCTGTTTTCATATTGAACCAAGAAGATCAGATTTTATTGGAAAAAAGATCCTATCAACTTGAAGCTGGATTCATTGCCGAACAGTTCCAGAAGCTCAACGGTGTACTTACAGAGTGCTATGGTGAAAAGGTTCCGAAAGAAAATCATATTCGGTTCCAAGTAAAATGGGATATAAAGACGAAAATTTGA
- the uvrC gene encoding excinuclease ABC subunit UvrC, protein MNEIIEHKLSLLPDLPGCYLMKDRQGTIIYVGKAKILKNRVRSYFTGSHDAKTQRLVGEIEDFEYIVTGSNIEALILELNMIKQYDPKYNIMLKDDKTYPYLKITAERHPKLIVTRQLKKDKGKYFGPYPNATAAHETKKLLDRLYPYRKCHQLPDRVCLYYHLGQCLAPCVNEIGEETYKEMVDDISKFLNGGYKTVKNDLTEKMSAAAENLEFERAKEFRDQISNIEAVMEKQTMMMNDFTDRDVFGYAVEKGWMCVQVFFVRQGKLIERDVSIFPLYQEPEEEMLTFIGQFYGKSGHFTPKEILLPEGVDREIVQQLLDVNVFIPQRGKKKDLVKLSIKNAQISLNEKFQLIERQEQRTIGACEDLGEAMNIATPLRIEAFDNSHTGGVDPVSAMVSFIDGRPNRKDYRKYKTKTAAAHDDYGAMREVIRRRYIRVLRDNLPLPDLIIVDGGKGQMEIAREVIEDELGLSIPIAGLAKDEKHQTAQLLYGNPIEIVPLKRTSEAFYLLQRIQDEVHRFVITFHRQRRDSSSLTSALDGLPGVGPKRKKLLLKHFGSMKKIREASVNELNEAGLPLKVAESVNQYFKKDE, encoded by the coding sequence ATGAATGAAATCATTGAGCATAAATTGTCCTTACTGCCTGATCTACCGGGCTGTTACTTGATGAAGGACCGTCAAGGCACAATCATTTATGTGGGAAAAGCGAAAATCCTGAAAAACAGGGTCCGCAGTTATTTCACCGGAAGCCATGATGCCAAGACGCAAAGGCTTGTGGGTGAAATCGAGGATTTTGAATATATCGTTACTGGCTCCAATATAGAAGCACTCATACTTGAGCTGAATATGATCAAACAATATGATCCGAAATACAACATCATGTTAAAAGATGATAAGACGTACCCTTATTTGAAAATCACCGCGGAACGTCATCCGAAGTTAATCGTAACAAGACAATTGAAAAAGGATAAAGGGAAGTATTTCGGCCCTTACCCGAATGCGACGGCCGCCCATGAAACGAAAAAACTGTTAGACCGGTTGTATCCTTATCGAAAATGTCATCAATTACCTGATAGAGTATGTCTCTATTATCATTTAGGACAATGCCTTGCCCCTTGTGTCAACGAAATTGGCGAGGAAACGTATAAGGAAATGGTTGATGATATTAGCAAATTCCTTAATGGCGGCTATAAAACTGTGAAAAATGATTTGACTGAAAAGATGTCCGCCGCCGCAGAGAATTTAGAGTTTGAACGGGCAAAGGAATTCCGGGATCAGATTTCAAATATTGAAGCCGTCATGGAAAAACAGACAATGATGATGAATGACTTCACTGATCGTGATGTATTTGGCTATGCAGTAGAAAAGGGTTGGATGTGCGTACAAGTGTTTTTTGTCCGCCAAGGGAAACTGATTGAAAGGGATGTCTCGATTTTTCCGCTTTATCAGGAACCGGAAGAGGAAATGCTAACCTTTATCGGGCAGTTTTATGGAAAATCAGGACATTTCACGCCAAAGGAGATTTTATTGCCAGAAGGCGTTGATCGGGAAATTGTCCAACAGCTGTTAGACGTAAATGTGTTTATCCCTCAAAGAGGAAAGAAAAAGGACCTTGTGAAGCTGTCGATAAAAAATGCACAAATTTCTTTGAATGAAAAGTTTCAGCTCATCGAACGTCAAGAGCAACGGACTATCGGGGCTTGTGAAGACCTTGGGGAGGCTATGAATATTGCAACCCCTCTACGAATTGAAGCTTTCGACAACTCACATACGGGGGGAGTCGATCCAGTATCCGCGATGGTATCATTCATAGATGGCAGACCAAATCGCAAGGATTATAGGAAATACAAAACGAAGACAGCCGCTGCCCACGACGATTATGGAGCAATGCGCGAAGTGATCAGAAGGCGGTATATAAGAGTATTGAGGGATAATCTACCGTTGCCGGACTTGATCATCGTTGACGGTGGAAAAGGCCAGATGGAGATTGCACGTGAAGTAATTGAGGATGAATTAGGATTGTCCATCCCGATAGCAGGACTTGCCAAAGATGAAAAGCATCAGACGGCACAATTGTTGTATGGGAATCCTATAGAAATCGTCCCTTTGAAACGAACAAGCGAAGCTTTTTATCTGCTTCAGCGAATTCAGGATGAAGTGCATCGCTTCGTTATTACGTTCCATAGACAACGAAGGGATTCGAGTTCATTGACATCAGCTTTGGATGGGCTGCCGGGTGTTGGTCCGAAAAGGAAGAAACTTCTATTAAAGCATTTTGGTTCAATGAAAAAAATACGCGAAGCATCCGTAAATGAGTTGAATGAAGCGGGCCTTCCCTTAAAAGTTGCTGAAAGCGTAAATCAATATTTCAAGAAAGATGAATGA
- the trxA gene encoding thioredoxin produces MAIVHATDADFKDQTKDGLVLVDFWATWCGPCKMIAPVLEELDGDLNGKAKIVKVDVDENQATAGEFGIMSIPTLVLFKDGEIVDKVVGFQPKEQLAELIEKHA; encoded by the coding sequence ATGGCTATAGTTCACGCGACTGATGCAGACTTTAAAGACCAAACAAAAGACGGACTTGTACTTGTTGACTTCTGGGCAACATGGTGCGGACCTTGTAAAATGATTGCTCCTGTATTGGAAGAACTTGACGGCGACCTTAACGGAAAAGCAAAAATCGTTAAAGTTGATGTTGACGAAAACCAAGCAACTGCAGGCGAATTCGGAATCATGTCTATCCCAACTCTTGTTCTTTTTAAAGACGGAGAAATCGTGGATAAAGTTGTCGGGTTCCAACCGAAAGAGCAACTTGCAGAATTGATCGAAAAACACGCGTAA
- a CDS encoding MauE/DoxX family redox-associated membrane protein — protein sequence MNLLLHSFLIVILSLSSISKLKDLNSFKQTIANLGFQRKLINMLAYLIPLLELISVILLFTNKPYVGFLLILLLSVCFITVILYTLKTAKKIKCNCFGNLTEDIIGLKTFIHVLILAIPSIYLLLKANSPLWSNTFIEIWHSLLSNSGIIVIYLLVNSINNYNKAIKANSF from the coding sequence GTGAATTTACTATTACATTCTTTTTTAATTGTTATTTTGTCTTTGAGCAGTATCTCCAAACTAAAAGATCTAAATTCTTTTAAGCAAACAATAGCTAACCTAGGCTTTCAACGTAAATTAATTAATATGTTAGCTTATTTAATCCCGTTATTAGAATTAATAAGTGTTATTTTGCTCTTTACCAATAAGCCCTACGTTGGGTTTCTGTTAATTTTATTACTATCTGTATGTTTTATAACTGTAATTCTATATACTTTGAAAACCGCAAAAAAAATCAAATGTAATTGTTTTGGAAATTTAACTGAAGATATTATCGGATTAAAAACGTTTATCCATGTATTAATTTTAGCTATTCCATCAATTTATCTCCTTTTAAAAGCAAATAGTCCTTTATGGTCAAACACTTTTATTGAGATTTGGCATTCATTACTATCTAATTCTGGCATAATAGTTATTTATCTTTTAGTAAATTCTATTAATAACTACAATAAAGCAATAAAAGCCAATTCATTTTGA
- a CDS encoding ABC transporter ATP-binding protein, whose amino-acid sequence MFKIKYVYKSLDIIWINERTWLILSMLNSILLGLVPISTVWVLQKVINSVMVLIEKSSTDYLIPLTWLILQFSLSLINSIIQEFQIYIDRKAEERLEITLQQLVLQKVISVPIFYFDLPDFYNKLNRISANLGGRFLNPIRGLITILKGTITVISLFIYLYSIHWSLSTMSLLAAFPILLIQRKLGLKQYLLAFHNTPIFREIQYLQFMMRDRNTSKEIRLFMLGEYFISKWLNKSKQMLSKTLLLMRKGQIYAIVGEGISAFFYLLAALVIILLIQNQSLTVGEFVAVGQAVQNTQSSFNGIAKRLGAFKEEALRISDYFLFTNFTHADDNKPKGIKSFPKLREGITFKNVSYKYINSDVQILNNICLHVKPGQKVAIVGENGSGKTTFVKCLSGLYPLTKGEIYFDDTEICSIQDTEIYSNISVVFQDFIKYPYTVKENIFFGNINKDLEMSEIEEVAKKAGVHDFTSKFPNGYETFLGRIFKEGEDISGGQWQRIALARSLFKNGQIFILDEPTASLDPIAELEVFERFEHLTKDKTTFFISHRMASAKIADIILVFKKGEIVESGKHDYLMEVKGEYFNLYNKQAKWYTTDQKTKEGNLQKQSIS is encoded by the coding sequence GTGTTTAAAATAAAGTATGTGTATAAATCATTAGATATAATCTGGATAAATGAAAGAACATGGCTAATATTAAGTATGTTAAATAGCATACTACTGGGTCTTGTTCCCATCTCAACAGTATGGGTTCTACAAAAAGTAATTAATTCTGTAATGGTTTTAATTGAGAAATCATCGACTGATTATCTAATTCCTTTAACTTGGCTAATTCTTCAGTTTTCCCTGTCTTTAATAAATTCTATTATTCAGGAGTTTCAAATTTACATTGACAGAAAGGCAGAGGAAAGATTAGAAATAACACTTCAACAACTTGTTTTGCAAAAGGTAATATCAGTGCCAATTTTCTACTTTGACTTACCGGACTTTTACAACAAATTAAACAGAATTTCTGCTAATCTAGGAGGAAGGTTTTTAAACCCTATTCGAGGATTGATAACAATTCTAAAAGGTACCATCACAGTTATAAGTCTCTTTATATACCTATATTCTATTCACTGGAGTTTAAGTACTATGAGTCTGTTAGCGGCATTTCCGATACTGTTAATACAAAGAAAATTAGGGTTAAAACAGTATTTACTTGCTTTTCATAACACACCTATATTCAGGGAGATCCAATACCTTCAATTTATGATGCGTGATCGAAATACATCTAAAGAAATACGTCTATTTATGCTTGGTGAATATTTTATATCTAAATGGTTAAACAAAAGCAAGCAAATGCTATCTAAAACATTGCTATTAATGCGAAAAGGACAAATATATGCAATCGTCGGTGAAGGAATTTCAGCATTTTTTTATCTGTTAGCGGCATTAGTTATAATACTATTAATACAGAATCAGTCTTTGACTGTAGGAGAGTTTGTTGCAGTAGGTCAAGCAGTCCAAAATACACAGTCTTCGTTTAATGGGATTGCTAAGCGCCTTGGCGCATTCAAGGAAGAGGCATTACGCATAAGTGATTATTTTTTATTTACCAACTTTACACACGCTGATGATAATAAACCTAAAGGTATAAAGAGTTTCCCTAAATTACGTGAAGGAATTACCTTTAAAAATGTTAGCTATAAATATATAAATAGTGATGTTCAAATTTTAAATAATATATGTTTACACGTCAAACCTGGACAAAAAGTTGCAATTGTTGGTGAAAATGGTTCCGGTAAAACTACATTTGTAAAGTGTTTAAGTGGACTTTACCCCTTAACAAAAGGGGAAATTTATTTTGATGATACGGAAATTTGCTCAATACAGGATACAGAAATATACAGTAATATTTCTGTTGTTTTTCAGGATTTTATCAAATATCCATATACCGTCAAAGAAAATATCTTCTTCGGAAACATTAACAAGGATTTGGAAATGAGTGAAATAGAAGAGGTTGCTAAAAAGGCTGGAGTTCATGATTTTACATCAAAGTTTCCAAATGGGTATGAAACCTTCTTAGGAAGAATTTTTAAGGAAGGAGAAGATATCTCAGGGGGACAATGGCAGAGGATAGCATTAGCTAGATCACTATTTAAGAATGGACAAATATTTATTTTAGACGAGCCAACTGCTTCTTTGGATCCAATAGCCGAGTTGGAAGTATTCGAGAGGTTTGAACATCTTACTAAAGATAAAACCACTTTTTTCATATCTCATAGAATGGCTTCAGCCAAAATTGCTGATATTATTCTGGTTTTCAAAAAGGGTGAAATAGTAGAATCGGGTAAACATGATTATTTAATGGAAGTTAAGGGAGAATATTTCAATCTATATAATAAGCAAGCAAAATGGTACACAACCGATCAGAAGACTAAAGAAGGTAACTTACAAAAGCAGTCTATATCATAA
- a CDS encoding tyrosine-type recombinase/integrase: MSPPKKYWVSENQLIHHETRKIFNEYLLSLKLENKAEATVSKYRSIIEKFLAECTVPIGELTAEDVLAWFLQYSINKKPKTIDLVLACLSSFFTFCLAEEYMETVVIKNRWRPKIPNSLPNYLNEQEYARVKLAAEKLSIRDRAVILFLFSSGVRRSEVAQLTIQDVNLDKRTVEVVGKGKKIRHVHISEECALVLREYLQTRTADESEPLFLNKFKQHLGAQGIYKITTSLGNQAGLKRRLNPHSCRHTFATNMLARGAELEFIADEMGHVDLNTTRVYARIPSEEMMITYQNIMG; this comes from the coding sequence ATGTCACCACCAAAAAAGTATTGGGTTAGCGAAAATCAACTAATTCATCATGAGACGAGGAAAATCTTCAACGAATACCTGCTTAGTTTAAAGCTGGAAAATAAAGCAGAAGCGACGGTCTCAAAGTATCGAAGTATCATCGAGAAGTTTTTAGCTGAGTGTACCGTACCAATAGGAGAGTTAACTGCCGAAGATGTATTGGCCTGGTTTCTTCAGTATTCAATCAATAAAAAACCAAAGACCATTGACTTGGTACTTGCATGTCTTTCCTCGTTCTTCACATTCTGCTTGGCAGAAGAGTATATGGAGACCGTAGTAATAAAAAATCGTTGGCGACCTAAGATCCCCAACTCCTTACCAAACTATCTCAATGAGCAAGAATATGCCCGAGTCAAGTTAGCCGCAGAAAAATTATCGATCCGGGATCGAGCAGTTATTCTATTTCTCTTTTCTTCCGGTGTGCGTCGCTCTGAGGTGGCCCAATTAACGATTCAAGATGTGAACTTGGATAAACGAACGGTAGAAGTAGTAGGAAAGGGAAAGAAAATACGACATGTTCATATTTCTGAAGAGTGTGCCCTTGTATTACGTGAATATCTGCAAACTCGTACAGCGGACGAAAGCGAGCCTTTATTTCTGAATAAATTTAAACAGCATCTCGGGGCACAAGGAATCTATAAAATTACTACATCTTTAGGCAATCAGGCTGGATTGAAAAGAAGATTGAATCCGCATTCCTGTCGTCATACCTTTGCAACAAACATGCTGGCAAGAGGCGCGGAATTGGAGTTTATAGCGGATGAAATGGGGCACGTGGACTTGAACACCACGCGCGTCTATGCACGGATTCCAAGCGAAGAAATGATGATTACCTATCAAAATATAATGGGGTGA
- the xerA gene encoding site-specific tyrosine recombinase/integron integrase gives MNQVIEEFFNEHHARFSPETTRSYRISLQQFFTFRSKPYDEIKTTDIRAWLASMEDEGLKPKSINLKLTALKSFYRYCMEEDKLKKNPTFTVKSPKLDDSLPYYLNRRQLTLLQELTRPDPKERAMVEALYATGCRISELLNIKLSDVKWDTCQIWIREGKGNKERFVLFTYECAVRLKTYLATRKIVSDYLFCNEKGERLDQDGVQKNFRDYSKTLGFKVTPHTMRHTFAAHLAEKKMPPSQIQDLLGHVNFNSTRIYTRLMNDARKKMYDQYQ, from the coding sequence TTGAATCAAGTCATTGAAGAGTTTTTTAATGAACACCACGCACGTTTCAGTCCAGAAACCACTAGAAGCTACCGAATCTCTTTGCAACAATTTTTTACTTTCCGTTCGAAGCCTTATGATGAAATCAAAACCACAGATATCCGTGCATGGCTCGCATCAATGGAAGATGAAGGGCTGAAGCCAAAGTCCATCAACCTGAAACTAACCGCGCTTAAATCGTTTTATCGCTATTGCATGGAAGAGGACAAGCTGAAGAAAAATCCTACCTTCACGGTCAAATCACCGAAACTGGATGATTCCTTGCCCTACTATCTAAACAGACGGCAACTTACGCTTCTCCAGGAGTTGACCAGGCCAGATCCAAAGGAGCGCGCAATGGTGGAGGCCCTTTATGCAACTGGATGCAGGATAAGTGAGTTGTTGAATATCAAGCTATCTGATGTGAAATGGGATACCTGTCAAATTTGGATACGAGAAGGGAAAGGAAACAAAGAACGATTCGTTTTGTTTACGTATGAATGTGCTGTCCGCCTAAAAACGTACCTGGCAACACGAAAGATCGTGAGCGACTATTTATTCTGCAATGAAAAGGGTGAACGGTTGGATCAGGACGGCGTTCAAAAGAATTTTCGGGACTACTCGAAGACGTTGGGCTTTAAAGTAACCCCCCATACCATGCGGCATACGTTCGCGGCACATCTAGCAGAAAAAAAGATGCCGCCGAGTCAAATTCAGGATTTGCTCGGGCACGTGAATTTCAATAGCACACGGATATATACGCGCCTCATGAATGATGCCCGTAAGAAAATGTATGATCAATATCAATAG